From Bacteroidota bacterium, the proteins below share one genomic window:
- a CDS encoding bifunctional 3,4-dihydroxy-2-butanone-4-phosphate synthase/GTP cyclohydrolase II, with product MKRMQLDTIETALDALRAGKVVIVVDDANRENEGDFIVAAEHITPDIINFMATHGRGLICTALTEDRCHELDLPLMVMQNTASHETQFTVSVDLLGKGVTTGISASDRAQTIKALIDPATRPEDLGRPGHIFPLRAKNGGVLRRTGHTEATIDLARLAGCYPAGVLVEIMNADGSMARLPDLFLIAEKFELPIVSIEDLIAYRLRHETLIERQVDVQLPTVFGDFELIAYGQLNNGQEHLALRKGSWSKDEPVLVRVHSSCMTGDIFGSCRCDCGPQLHKAMELIEADGKGVIVYMNQEGRGIGLLNKLKAYKLQEQGRDTVEANLELGFNSDERDYGVGAQILRDLGVTKMRLMTNNPKKRAGLIGYGLEIVEVVPLQIESNEHNRLYLQTKRDKMGHTIRIDS from the coding sequence ATGAAACGAATGCAATTAGATACGATCGAAACCGCGTTGGATGCCCTGCGCGCGGGCAAAGTGGTCATCGTCGTGGACGATGCAAACCGTGAAAATGAAGGGGACTTCATTGTTGCGGCAGAACACATCACGCCCGATATCATCAATTTCATGGCCACTCATGGCCGGGGTTTGATCTGTACCGCGTTGACCGAAGACCGATGCCATGAACTTGACCTTCCGCTGATGGTCATGCAGAATACGGCCTCACACGAAACCCAGTTCACGGTTTCAGTCGATTTGTTGGGAAAAGGGGTTACAACCGGCATCTCGGCATCGGACAGGGCTCAGACGATCAAAGCACTGATTGATCCGGCCACCCGGCCGGAAGACCTTGGGCGACCCGGGCATATCTTCCCGCTGCGTGCCAAGAATGGTGGAGTTTTACGCCGAACCGGACATACCGAAGCAACCATCGATCTCGCCAGATTGGCTGGCTGCTATCCCGCAGGTGTACTCGTGGAAATCATGAATGCAGACGGGTCGATGGCTCGCTTACCCGACCTCTTTCTGATAGCCGAAAAGTTCGAATTGCCGATCGTATCCATCGAAGATCTGATCGCGTACCGGCTGCGGCACGAGACGCTCATCGAGCGACAGGTGGATGTTCAACTCCCAACGGTATTCGGTGACTTTGAACTTATCGCCTACGGTCAGTTGAACAACGGACAGGAGCACCTGGCCCTGCGGAAAGGAAGCTGGTCGAAGGACGAGCCCGTACTCGTGCGTGTTCATTCGAGTTGTATGACCGGCGACATTTTCGGGTCTTGCCGCTGTGATTGCGGTCCGCAGTTGCACAAAGCGATGGAACTGATCGAGGCGGACGGCAAAGGGGTGATCGTCTACATGAACCAGGAAGGTCGTGGGATCGGTCTCCTCAACAAACTCAAAGCCTACAAATTGCAGGAGCAGGGCCGTGACACGGTCGAAGCGAACCTGGAGTTGGGTTTTAACAGCGACGAGCGCGACTATGGAGTCGGTGCGCAGATTCTTCGCGACCTGGGTGTCACCAAGATGCGACTCATGACGAATAATCCGAAAAAGCGTGCCGGCCTGATCGGCTACGGATTGGAAATCGTAGAAGTCGTTCCCTTGCAGATCGAATCAAACGAGCACAATCGGCTTTATCTGCAGACGAAGCGGGACAAAATGGGGCATACGATCCGGATCGATTCCTGA
- a CDS encoding translocation/assembly module TamB has product MEDLHHDTLLYSEEISVGIKDLSTAARRLSIGTLRLSRTDFNLMEYRGEEHDNLYFLLDYFSSNDTTASKPWKLSVDQLKLDNLHFRHRVESDSLEPEGVDFSNLDIDSIHGDLYDIHFVGDSVFARIEKLRFHDHSGFTLQELSADAKVGPDELRCKGLKIVTPQTSIRADLTFQFDSFPDFDEFLEKVRWRGDFTSSTVSFTDIAYFATDLKGLDKAVALEGNFRGTVSKFRGRNVRLGWGKESVFKGNISMTGLPEIDETYIDVLAEQIRTSARDIEWIPIPPFETKQTIDVPENLEDLGLVDFKGKFTGFFSDFVAYGNLNSDVGYLSADINLKYDSRIKDYVYKGHVSSNHFDIGKIARIGDMGQVTLAADIDGKGLRFETVDARLIGNIQSLGFKNYAYSNIKVNGEIAKKLFNGKVNVQDPNLDLDFEGKINFQGKLPIFDFTAAIKRAHLDPLNLVNISGDNYISTTINSRLTGNNLDNLTGEVRIDNTNFQVDQKLYRVNRIFLNSTWLDQEERDLFLESDFLDARMSGRFQLAQLGDAAKQWLPRYLPSVILPMKTDPGIQDFTFTIRVKNTSFLTETFLPSWTIDPNTRLSGKMNTMDKTVLLKLSSPDLTYGAVGIHGLQTVMSSDVANLRLDVSADSLFLGADRRVVPLVDLHASAHDNRIEYLLNVSQQDSFPNRMMLAGDLDFTSSRKFSLEIDSSSLFLEGRHWVLNEGNQVAFDSSAIVFHALDVSNGLEALRIEGAIVKDSLHQLVVRMENFNLHHLDPVLGGTALGGRVNGDVIGVDLLRHPQLETDLTIADLTVNGDSLGNATVVTRLNSEQKVVVASIGIQRGTAKVADIRGNYYLARESDNLDFRIKLENFYLRTIERYVDDVVSDVNGKLSAELNLHGTLKRPVFEGELDFKRAGCVVNYLNTRYNFTSKVKVEENAFNLDHMTLVDVNNNEAAVKGKILHDYFRNFRFDIQLRPRNFQALNTDPSQNELYYGRANATGLVKITGPLEYLNMDITLSPTKGTILNIPLTSSTEVTQSNFITFIDPKKRDDFSENSNTIDLSGIRLNMNLEMNPDAEINIIFDQKIGDVISGNGNGNLRLDINTVGDFNMYGTYTIEKGTYLFTLQNLINKRFNIDRGGRITWSGDPYEANVDLTAVYTVYTSSLYNLLQDSTYKRRIPVDCKLRMTNRLMNPTIDYEIEPRGLDATAQSLVKTFLNSEQEVSRQMFGLMVLNQFVPQSGGSQGVARLDAGAGAGASASELLSNQVSNWLSQLSKNVSIGFNYRAKDTYSNEEIQLMFSKSLFNDRLLVEGNVGYTGNQAATTTGNNSNLVGDFYAEYKLTQDGRFRLKGFNRNNLDNILNYSAPYTQGFGVFFRQEFNDMNDLLTRLRLKRSLENKQVPKE; this is encoded by the coding sequence GTGGAAGATCTGCATCACGATACACTCCTCTATAGCGAGGAGATCAGTGTAGGAATAAAAGACCTTTCAACCGCCGCCCGCCGGTTGTCAATCGGCACTTTACGGCTTAGCCGGACCGACTTCAACCTGATGGAATACCGGGGTGAGGAACATGATAACCTGTACTTTTTGCTCGACTATTTTTCATCGAATGATACCACTGCTTCAAAGCCCTGGAAACTTTCGGTCGACCAGTTGAAGTTAGACAACCTGCACTTCCGGCACCGGGTCGAATCGGATTCCCTGGAGCCCGAGGGAGTGGATTTCTCCAACCTCGACATCGACAGTATTCACGGAGATCTGTACGACATCCATTTCGTTGGAGATTCAGTTTTCGCAAGGATCGAGAAGTTGCGATTTCACGACCACAGCGGATTCACACTGCAGGAACTCAGCGCCGATGCCAAAGTCGGGCCCGATGAATTGCGTTGCAAGGGCCTGAAGATCGTTACACCTCAGACTTCCATCCGGGCGGATCTGACTTTCCAATTCGACAGTTTCCCGGACTTTGATGAGTTCCTGGAAAAAGTCCGATGGAGAGGCGATTTCACTTCCTCCACTGTTTCTTTCACCGACATCGCCTACTTCGCGACCGACCTGAAAGGTCTCGATAAGGCAGTGGCCCTGGAAGGGAACTTCCGCGGGACCGTCAGCAAATTTCGTGGCCGGAACGTCCGTCTTGGCTGGGGCAAGGAATCGGTCTTCAAAGGGAATATCTCCATGACCGGTCTGCCGGAAATCGACGAAACCTACATCGACGTATTGGCCGAGCAGATTCGCACAAGCGCTCGCGATATTGAATGGATTCCGATTCCACCCTTCGAAACCAAACAGACCATAGATGTTCCGGAGAACCTGGAAGACCTGGGGCTGGTTGATTTCAAAGGGAAGTTCACGGGATTCTTCAGTGACTTCGTCGCCTACGGGAATTTGAACTCGGACGTCGGTTACCTGAGCGCGGATATCAACTTGAAATACGACTCCCGTATCAAGGACTATGTCTATAAAGGGCATGTGTCCAGCAATCACTTCGATATCGGCAAGATCGCGCGTATCGGTGATATGGGGCAGGTCACCCTTGCTGCTGATATTGACGGCAAGGGATTACGATTCGAAACGGTCGATGCACGTTTGATCGGGAACATCCAATCCCTGGGTTTCAAGAACTATGCGTATTCCAACATCAAAGTGAATGGTGAGATCGCCAAGAAACTCTTCAATGGTAAAGTCAATGTGCAGGACCCCAATCTGGATCTGGATTTTGAAGGAAAGATCAATTTCCAGGGCAAGCTTCCCATCTTTGATTTTACGGCTGCCATCAAGCGGGCTCACCTTGATCCGTTGAATCTGGTGAATATCTCCGGCGACAATTATATCTCCACGACGATCAACAGCAGGTTGACCGGTAACAACCTTGACAATCTGACCGGTGAAGTGCGGATCGATAACACCAACTTTCAGGTAGACCAGAAATTGTATCGGGTTAACCGTATTTTTCTGAATTCGACCTGGCTCGACCAGGAAGAGCGGGATTTGTTTCTGGAATCGGACTTCCTGGACGCGCGTATGTCCGGTAGATTCCAATTGGCGCAATTGGGCGATGCCGCCAAGCAATGGTTGCCGCGCTACCTGCCATCGGTCATTCTGCCGATGAAGACCGACCCGGGTATTCAGGATTTTACATTTACAATCAGGGTCAAAAACACCTCATTCCTGACGGAGACGTTTTTACCTTCCTGGACGATTGATCCCAATACACGCTTGAGCGGGAAAATGAATACCATGGATAAAACGGTACTGCTCAAGCTGAGCTCGCCGGATCTTACCTATGGGGCTGTCGGCATTCATGGATTGCAAACCGTCATGAGCTCGGATGTCGCCAACCTGCGGCTGGATGTTTCTGCCGACTCGCTCTTTCTCGGAGCCGACCGACGGGTCGTTCCCTTAGTTGATCTCCATGCCTCGGCCCATGATAACAGGATCGAGTACCTCCTCAACGTATCCCAACAAGACAGTTTTCCCAACCGGATGATGCTTGCCGGGGATCTGGATTTCACCTCCTCCCGAAAGTTTAGTCTGGAGATCGACTCCTCATCGCTCTTCCTGGAAGGCCGGCACTGGGTGTTGAATGAAGGAAATCAGGTGGCCTTTGATTCTTCGGCCATTGTCTTCCACGCCTTGGACGTATCCAATGGACTTGAAGCGCTGCGAATAGAAGGGGCTATCGTGAAGGATTCCCTGCACCAGCTTGTCGTGCGTATGGAGAATTTCAACCTCCATCACCTGGATCCGGTCTTGGGCGGAACGGCTTTGGGTGGTCGGGTGAATGGCGATGTGATCGGTGTCGACCTTCTGCGTCATCCGCAATTGGAAACCGACCTCACGATCGCGGATCTGACAGTCAACGGAGATTCATTGGGAAATGCGACAGTCGTCACCCGTTTGAATAGTGAACAAAAGGTCGTCGTGGCCAGCATCGGTATCCAGCGGGGTACTGCCAAAGTAGCGGATATCCGCGGCAACTATTATCTCGCGCGGGAATCCGACAATCTGGATTTCCGGATCAAACTGGAAAATTTCTACTTGCGAACGATCGAACGTTATGTGGATGATGTGGTTTCGGATGTGAACGGAAAATTGTCCGCGGAGCTGAACCTTCACGGAACGCTCAAAAGGCCTGTCTTCGAGGGAGAACTGGATTTCAAGCGAGCAGGATGTGTCGTGAATTATCTCAATACCCGATATAATTTTACCAGCAAGGTGAAAGTCGAAGAGAACGCGTTCAACCTCGACCATATGACCCTGGTAGATGTGAATAACAACGAAGCCGCTGTCAAGGGCAAGATACTGCATGACTATTTCAGGAATTTCAGATTTGATATCCAGTTACGGCCAAGGAATTTCCAGGCGCTGAACACGGATCCGAGTCAGAATGAACTTTACTATGGGCGTGCCAACGCCACTGGCCTGGTCAAGATCACCGGCCCGCTCGAATACCTGAACATGGACATCACCCTTTCCCCGACGAAAGGAACCATCCTCAACATCCCGCTGACGAGCAGCACGGAGGTAACGCAAAGCAACTTTATCACCTTCATCGACCCAAAGAAACGGGACGACTTCTCCGAAAATTCAAACACCATCGATTTGTCGGGGATCCGGTTGAACATGAATCTCGAGATGAATCCGGATGCGGAGATAAACATCATCTTCGACCAAAAGATCGGTGACGTGATCTCCGGAAACGGTAATGGGAATCTTCGATTGGATATCAATACCGTTGGCGATTTCAATATGTACGGGACCTATACGATCGAAAAGGGCACGTACTTGTTCACCCTGCAGAACCTGATCAACAAGCGATTCAACATCGATCGTGGCGGCAGGATCACCTGGTCCGGCGACCCGTATGAAGCGAACGTCGACCTGACGGCTGTTTATACCGTTTACACTTCCTCGCTCTACAACCTCCTCCAGGACTCCACCTACAAACGAAGGATACCGGTCGATTGCAAACTGCGAATGACCAATCGTCTCATGAACCCGACGATCGATTACGAGATCGAACCCCGAGGATTGGATGCTACCGCTCAAAGCCTGGTGAAGACATTTCTGAATTCAGAGCAGGAGGTAAGCCGACAAATGTTCGGTCTGATGGTCCTGAATCAGTTCGTGCCGCAAAGCGGGGGCTCGCAGGGAGTGGCGCGCCTGGATGCAGGAGCAGGAGCCGGCGCAAGTGCCAGTGAATTGTTGAGCAATCAGGTCAGCAACTGGCTATCGCAACTCAGTAAGAACGTCAGCATCGGTTTTAATTATCGCGCCAAGGATACGTATAGTAACGAGGAGATCCAGCTCATGTTCTCAAAATCGCTCTTCAATGATCGGCTGTTGGTGGAGGGAAACGTAGGCTATACGGGTAATCAGGCTGCGACTACCACCGGGAACAACAGCAACCTGGTAGGCGACTTTTATGCGGAGTATAAATTGACGCAGGACGGTCGTTTCCGTCTCAAAGGATTCAACCGGAATAATCTCGATAACATTCTCAATTACTCAGCACCCTACACGCAGGGATTCGGTGTTTTTTTCAGACAAGAGTTCAACGACATGAACGACCTGCTAACCCGCTTACGACTTAAAAGAAGCCTGGAAAACAAACAAGTCCCCAAGGAATAA
- a CDS encoding LptF/LptG family permease, whose protein sequence is MKKLTLLVLRSFAGPLVLTFLIALFVLEMQFLWKYIDDLVGKGLDTWIIVQLMVYVSVTLVPLALPLAILLSSIMTFGNLAEQYELTACKAAGVSLQRVMRPLIVTAVLICCGAFLFSNYVLPIANLKMNALLYDVREQKPALLIKEGIFYNGIDGYSIKVGRKDPDGQTLHNMMIYDHSYNRGNTKLVIAERGTMKLSEDERYLLLTLYKGASYEEREDPKHPKARPLMRTEFDEERIRFDLSSFKLTRTNEQLFKDNYQMLNLKQLTRSADSISKSITTKEKQFSNHIAPIISADFAQLGRSAQPIRPAKDLLRSLPEEKRAAIASSALFGARNVKSMADDSKQDLQIKNKSLRKHRIEWHRKFTLSFACLILFFIGAPLGAIIRKGGLGMPVVVSILFFVTYHVISISGEKFAREGVIPPWRGMWTSSLVLLPIGIFLTYKATTDSALFDKEAYIRFFKRFVPHKKSGVS, encoded by the coding sequence GTGAAGAAGCTTACACTGCTGGTTCTCCGCTCCTTTGCCGGTCCGCTGGTCCTGACTTTCCTGATCGCGTTGTTCGTCCTGGAGATGCAGTTCCTGTGGAAGTACATCGACGACCTGGTCGGAAAAGGACTCGATACCTGGATCATCGTCCAGTTGATGGTATACGTGTCGGTTACCCTGGTACCGCTTGCGCTTCCACTGGCCATTTTGCTTTCGTCCATCATGACCTTCGGCAACCTGGCTGAACAATATGAACTAACCGCTTGTAAGGCCGCCGGCGTATCGCTCCAGCGTGTGATGCGACCGCTCATCGTGACCGCCGTTCTGATCTGTTGCGGAGCCTTTCTCTTCTCCAATTATGTCCTGCCGATAGCGAACCTGAAGATGAACGCGCTGCTGTATGACGTGCGTGAACAGAAGCCGGCATTGCTCATCAAAGAAGGCATCTTCTACAACGGGATCGACGGATACTCCATCAAAGTGGGCCGGAAGGATCCTGACGGCCAAACGTTGCACAACATGATGATCTATGACCATTCGTATAACCGGGGAAATACGAAGCTGGTCATAGCCGAACGGGGTACCATGAAGCTTTCGGAAGATGAGCGCTACCTCCTACTCACCCTGTACAAGGGCGCCAGCTACGAAGAGCGGGAAGATCCCAAGCATCCGAAGGCCCGGCCACTCATGCGTACGGAATTCGATGAAGAAAGAATCCGCTTTGACCTGAGTTCATTCAAACTCACCCGTACCAACGAGCAGTTGTTCAAGGACAATTACCAGATGCTCAATCTGAAGCAGTTGACCCGATCCGCCGACTCCATTTCAAAAAGTATTACCACGAAGGAAAAACAGTTTTCGAACCATATCGCCCCCATCATCAGTGCCGATTTCGCCCAGTTGGGGCGCAGTGCGCAACCCATACGTCCCGCGAAAGACCTGCTGAGAAGTCTTCCGGAAGAAAAGCGGGCCGCTATCGCCTCATCAGCGCTTTTTGGCGCCAGGAATGTGAAGAGCATGGCAGATGATTCGAAACAGGATCTTCAGATCAAGAACAAGTCGTTGCGTAAACACCGTATCGAGTGGCATCGGAAGTTCACCCTTTCTTTCGCTTGTCTGATCCTGTTCTTCATTGGCGCACCGTTGGGTGCCATCATCCGGAAAGGCGGACTGGGCATGCCGGTTGTAGTTTCCATTTTGTTCTTTGTCACGTATCACGTCATCTCGATTTCCGGGGAGAAATTCGCACGTGAAGGTGTCATTCCTCCCTGGCGGGGCATGTGGACATCCTCGCTGGTCCTGTTGCCGATCGGTATTTTCCTCACCTACAAAGCGACGACCGATTCCGCACTCTTTGACAAGGAGGCGTATATCCGGTTTTTCAAAAGGTTCGTTCCGCATAAAAAATCCGGTGTTTCGTGA
- a CDS encoding DUF1295 domain-containing protein, with protein sequence MALINSLESDGNWLFRRRGQLPVVLFLLAIPAIAFTDYEQLSPAFSHWMNWLAAGCSLLGFLVRAYTIGTTPRGTSGRNTAGQVAESLNSTGIYSLVRHPLYLGNYLMWIGIVIFTKNIWFVIIVSLLYWLYYERIMFAEERFLERKFGDAYLKWASKLPAFVPRLSGFVPSVIPFSVRSVLRREYSGVLATVIGFVFVEVMIGWFRWGTFSIGDHFLVVLYVTIAMTLLLRSLKHYTSLLNEEGRS encoded by the coding sequence ATGGCGCTCATCAACTCGCTTGAATCGGATGGAAACTGGCTCTTTCGCAGAAGGGGACAATTGCCCGTCGTCTTGTTTCTGCTGGCCATTCCGGCAATCGCGTTTACGGACTACGAACAGCTCTCGCCGGCATTCAGTCATTGGATGAACTGGCTGGCTGCCGGTTGCAGTCTGTTGGGATTCCTGGTACGCGCGTACACCATCGGAACCACGCCGCGCGGAACTTCCGGCAGAAATACCGCCGGACAAGTAGCCGAAAGCCTGAACAGTACCGGCATTTACTCGCTCGTGCGTCACCCGCTTTACCTCGGCAACTACCTGATGTGGATCGGCATTGTGATATTTACCAAGAACATCTGGTTTGTCATCATCGTTAGTTTGCTGTATTGGCTCTATTACGAGCGAATCATGTTCGCCGAAGAACGTTTTCTGGAACGAAAGTTTGGCGATGCTTACCTGAAATGGGCCAGCAAACTTCCGGCTTTCGTTCCCCGACTTTCGGGATTTGTTCCAAGTGTCATCCCGTTTTCCGTTCGTTCGGTCCTGCGCCGCGAGTATTCCGGGGTGCTCGCCACGGTGATCGGATTCGTCTTCGTGGAAGTGATGATCGGCTGGTTCCGCTGGGGAACCTTCTCGATCGGTGATCACTTTTTGGTGGTGCTCTATGTCACCATTGCAATGACCTTGTTACTGCGAAGCCTGAAGCACTATACCAGCCTGCTTAACGAAGAAGGACGTTCATAA
- a CDS encoding SRPBCC domain-containing protein: MSEIKSQKKQKYTLEFEIKSSPKILFNYLSTASGLEEWFADKVNIREGDYMFQWDGTEQRARIVARKENQMIRYKWITEDKSKDETFFQFEIQQDEITGDVALIVTDFASDDEKAGNMMLWDSQIHALMHHIGS; this comes from the coding sequence ATGTCGGAAATCAAGTCCCAGAAGAAGCAGAAATATACCCTCGAATTCGAGATCAAGTCTTCACCGAAGATCCTTTTCAATTACCTGAGTACCGCCAGCGGTCTTGAGGAATGGTTCGCCGACAAAGTGAATATCCGGGAAGGCGATTACATGTTTCAATGGGACGGTACGGAACAGCGTGCCCGCATCGTAGCGCGTAAAGAAAATCAGATGATCCGGTACAAGTGGATCACCGAGGATAAATCAAAGGACGAGACCTTTTTTCAGTTTGAGATCCAACAGGACGAGATCACCGGTGATGTAGCCTTGATCGTGACCGATTTCGCATCGGATGATGAAAAGGCGGGCAACATGATGCTGTGGGATTCTCAAATCCACGCCCTCATGCACCACATCGGTTCATGA
- a CDS encoding glycosyltransferase has translation MKILQICHRVPYPPLDGGNIAMQNMAEGLAGAGAEVHQFALNTNKHYVAPESLPERFRSIFHFQSSPIRTNVTVAGAVTNFFRRNESYNLVRFFDKQAAQKIATILKEGAFDIVQLETLFAAPYLPVIRENSQARIVLRAHNVEHIIWKRLRDAEHRNPLKRWYLGFLSRRLKREELRIFREVDAIVPITDVDEGMIRQVVPHKQLLTVPLGVDLNEYPVQDTTGEPLRLFHLGSMDWLPNLEAVNWFLGNCWPRIHQQFPQLELFLAGRGFPESLLLNAPAGVQCSGTVEDAQGYMRDKQIMVVPLLSGSGMRVKIIQGMALGKTIISTSIGAEGIGVKDGEHLLIADTPSMFLEKIRYCLEHPEKCRSIGKAARRLVEERYSCASLGKRLIEFYQGLA, from the coding sequence GTGAAGATCCTGCAAATCTGCCACCGGGTCCCTTATCCGCCACTCGACGGAGGAAATATCGCCATGCAAAACATGGCCGAAGGACTGGCCGGTGCCGGCGCGGAAGTACATCAATTCGCGTTGAACACCAACAAGCACTATGTCGCTCCGGAGTCCCTGCCTGAGCGGTTCCGCAGCATCTTCCATTTCCAATCTTCTCCGATCCGGACCAATGTCACTGTTGCCGGAGCCGTCACCAATTTTTTCAGGCGGAATGAGTCCTACAACCTTGTTCGTTTTTTCGACAAGCAGGCAGCTCAAAAAATCGCGACGATTCTGAAAGAAGGCGCGTTCGATATCGTGCAGCTTGAAACACTTTTTGCTGCGCCCTACCTTCCGGTGATCCGCGAAAACAGTCAGGCACGTATCGTCCTGCGCGCGCACAACGTGGAGCACATCATCTGGAAACGGCTCCGGGATGCCGAGCATCGGAATCCGCTGAAGCGCTGGTATCTCGGCTTCCTTTCCCGCAGGTTGAAGCGTGAGGAACTGAGAATTTTCCGGGAAGTGGATGCCATCGTTCCGATCACCGATGTGGATGAAGGGATGATCCGACAGGTGGTACCGCACAAGCAACTCCTGACCGTGCCCCTGGGCGTCGATCTGAATGAATACCCGGTGCAGGATACTACCGGTGAACCGCTACGGTTGTTTCACCTGGGAAGCATGGACTGGCTTCCGAACCTCGAAGCGGTCAATTGGTTCCTGGGGAATTGCTGGCCACGCATTCATCAACAATTTCCGCAACTGGAACTATTTCTTGCCGGTCGCGGTTTTCCGGAATCCCTGCTCCTGAATGCTCCTGCCGGTGTTCAATGCTCCGGGACGGTAGAAGATGCACAAGGCTACATGCGCGATAAGCAGATCATGGTTGTTCCACTGTTATCAGGTTCCGGCATGCGTGTCAAGATCATTCAGGGGATGGCGCTGGGAAAAACGATTATCTCCACATCCATCGGTGCAGAAGGAATCGGCGTAAAAGACGGGGAACATCTGCTGATTGCCGATACGCCTTCGATGTTCCTGGAAAAGATCCGCTATTGCCTGGAACATCCGGAAAAATGCAGATCCATCGGAAAGGCGGCACGTCGCCTTGTGGAAGAGCGCTATAGTTGCGCTTCACTCGGAAAGCGGCTGATTGAATTCTATCAGGGATTGGCCTGA
- a CDS encoding histone H1 encodes MKEYEKIKQLVAAIEEDVIKFSEKGNAAAGTRVRKGLQDIKRACQDMRDAIQDIKKGDTPQG; translated from the coding sequence ATGAAAGAGTACGAAAAAATCAAGCAACTGGTCGCCGCAATTGAAGAGGATGTGATCAAGTTTTCCGAAAAGGGCAACGCGGCAGCCGGAACGCGTGTTCGCAAAGGCTTGCAGGACATCAAGCGTGCTTGCCAGGATATGCGTGACGCTATTCAGGATATTAAAAAGGGAGATACGCCGCAAGGCTGA
- the tsaD gene encoding tRNA (adenosine(37)-N6)-threonylcarbamoyltransferase complex transferase subunit TsaD yields MSTPSQPQFILGIESSCDETSAAVIQGRTVLSNVIANQLLIHRKYGGVVPELASRAHQQKIVPVVEEALTLANITKNQLSGVAFTRGPGLMGALLVGVSFAKSFALALDIPLLEVNHMQGHVLAHFLKKPGEHKAVPSFPFLCLTVSGGHTQIVRVDDPLEMRVIGETQDDAAGEAFDKAAKLLGLPYPGGPLIDQHAAKGDPDSFKFPHPRIPGLDYSFSGLKTAFLYFLRDQEKHHPSFKQERLDDICASLQQSIVTILLEKLVLASRETGIRGIAIAGGVSANSGLRKALQFTGEREGWQVFIPPFEYCTDNAAMIACGGSFLFEAGRFTGLETAPLARMPF; encoded by the coding sequence GTGTCGACACCTTCCCAACCCCAGTTCATACTAGGCATAGAATCGTCGTGTGACGAGACAAGTGCCGCGGTTATTCAGGGAAGAACCGTTCTGTCCAATGTGATCGCTAACCAGTTGCTGATTCACCGGAAGTACGGTGGCGTCGTTCCGGAACTGGCATCGCGGGCACATCAACAAAAGATTGTTCCGGTGGTCGAAGAGGCCCTGACCCTCGCAAATATAACTAAAAATCAACTTTCTGGGGTGGCATTTACCCGAGGTCCGGGTTTGATGGGGGCCTTATTGGTTGGAGTATCCTTTGCCAAATCTTTTGCCCTTGCTCTGGATATTCCGCTCCTGGAAGTTAATCATATGCAGGGACACGTCCTTGCGCACTTTCTGAAGAAGCCCGGAGAGCATAAGGCGGTTCCCTCCTTTCCGTTTCTCTGTCTGACAGTATCCGGCGGACATACCCAGATTGTCCGGGTGGATGATCCCCTGGAGATGCGCGTCATCGGAGAAACGCAAGACGATGCCGCCGGTGAAGCATTCGATAAGGCAGCCAAGTTGCTCGGATTGCCATATCCTGGAGGACCTCTGATCGACCAGCATGCTGCGAAGGGAGACCCGGACAGCTTCAAGTTTCCGCATCCCAGGATTCCCGGACTTGACTACAGTTTTTCCGGATTAAAGACCGCCTTTCTTTACTTCCTACGTGACCAGGAGAAGCACCACCCATCATTCAAACAGGAACGGTTGGACGATATCTGTGCCTCCCTGCAACAATCGATTGTTACGATACTGCTGGAAAAGCTGGTGTTGGCCAGCCGGGAAACCGGTATACGGGGTATTGCAATTGCCGGCGGCGTAAGTGCCAATTCTGGACTTAGGAAAGCACTCCAGTTCACGGGTGAACGCGAAGGTTGGCAGGTTTTCATACCGCCATTCGAATATTGTACTGACAATGCCGCGATGATCGCTTGTGGAGGCTCGTTTCTCTTCGAAGCAGGTCGTTTTACCGGACTTGAAACCGCTCCCCTTGCCCGAATGCCTTTCTGA